One window of Pieris napi chromosome 14, ilPieNapi1.2, whole genome shotgun sequence genomic DNA carries:
- the LOC125056185 gene encoding S-formylglutathione hydrolase, which yields MDWLELVSSNKIFGGLQKVFSHQSIELKCKMNFSVYFPPQAEGGDVKLPVIFYLSGLSCSEQNFITKSGFQRYAAEHGIIVVGPDTSPRGVKIPGDDESWDFGVAAGFYLDATKDPWSKNYRMGSYVNKELYDLILSAFENVVDADRIGIMGHSMGGHGALTSGLRNPGQYKSISAFAPICNPSACPWGVKAFTGYLGEDKSKWVEWDATELVKKYVGPPLTLLIDQGAADNFYIQKQLMPENLVEACRSVGMPVILNLREGYDHSYYYISTYIGEHFDFHAKILKA from the exons ATGGATTGGCTAGAATTGGTTtcatcaaataaaatttttggggGTCTTCAAAAGGTATTCTCCCATCAGTCGATTGAGCTTAAATGCAAAATGaatttttctgtttattttcCTCCGCAAGCAGAGGGTGGTGATGTTAAATTACCAGTAATTTTCTACCTATCTGGGTTAAGCTGCTCAGAACAAAACTTTATTACAAAATCTGGTTTTCAAAG ATATGCAGCGGAACATGGAATCATTGTTGTTGGCCCAGACACTTCACCAAGAGGGGTTAAAATACCTGGAGATGATGAATCATGGGATTTCGGGGTTGCTGCTGGATTTTATTTAGACGCAACAAAAGATCCTTGGTCTAAAAACTATAGAATGGGAAGCTATGTTAATAAAGAGctttatgatttaatattaagtgcATTTGAGAATGTAGTTGATGCAGACAGAATTGGTATAATGGGCCATAG tATGGGGGGTCATGGTGCTCTCACTTCCGGATTAAGAAATCCAGGCCAATATAAATCAATAAGTGCATTTGCTCCTATTTGCAATCCAAGTGCCTGCCCATGGGGTGTTAAAGCTTTTACTGGTTATTTAGGTGAAGATAAGAGTAAGTGGGTGGAATGGGATGCTACCGAACTTGTAAAGAAGTATGTTGGACCACCACTTACCCTTCTAATTGATCAG GGTGCTGCTGATAACTTCTATATCCAAAAGCAACTTATGCCAGAAAATCTTGTTGAAGCATGCCGTTCAGTTGGGATGCCTGTCATTTTGAATTTACGCGAGGGATATGACCAttcctattattatatttccacTTACATCGGTGAACATTTTGATTTCCATGCAAAAATACTGAaggcataa
- the LOC125056184 gene encoding presenilins-associated rhomboid-like protein, mitochondrial, producing the protein MFVRNVLSAAELKFCCKPMLLKKPNNIGYAQFQLRQPFHNSRRSARRPIIEPNPLEIPQIESGPLNASSLVKPLLFTVGVTGVSLAGCVIWEYENVRSHAKAFLRRPNSWLNSHQRRNSQKSEPGPIRQWWDSLRTNEKVFYPILAANLLVFGAWRVRALQTFMIRYFCSNPSGSAVCLPMVLSTFSHYSGFHLAANMYVLYSFMPAGIAALGKEQFVAMYMSAGVISSFASVLYKVMVNQPGLSLGASGAIMAVLSYVCVQYPDTKLSIIFLPMYTFAAGTAIKVIMSVDLAGVVLGWKFFDHAAHLGGALFGMAWCYWGGLHVWGNRDKFLQYYHSFRKDSR; encoded by the exons ATGTTTGTTCGGAATGTTTTGTCTGCGGCAGAATTAAAGTTTTGctg CAAACCCATGTTGTTGAAGAAGCCTAATAATATTGGATATGCTCAGTTCCAACTAAGACAACCTTTTCATAATTCCCGGCGCAGTGCACGACGCCCCATTATTGAACCAAACCCACTAGAAATCCCACAAATTGAATCGGGTCCTTTAAATGCTAGTTCATTGGTAAAACCACTGCTTTTTACTGTAGGG gtaACAGGAGTAAGTTTAGCTGGCTGTGTTATATGGGAATATGAAAATGTTAGATCTCATGCAAAAGCTTTTCTTAGAAGACCAAATAGCTGGCTCAATTCTCATCAAAGGCGAAACTCTCAG aaatctgagccaGGTCCAATTAGACAATGGTGGGATTCGTTAAGAACtaatgaaaaagtattttatccTATCCTTGCTGctaatttattagtttttggagCCTGGCGTGTGAGAGCTTTACAAACCTTTATGATTAGATATTTCTGCTCAAATCCCTCTGGTA gTGCAGTGTGTCTTCCTATGGTTCTATCAACATTTAGTCATTATTCAGGATTTCACTTAGCTgcaaatatgtatgttttatatagTTTCATGCCAG CTGGCATTGCAGCATTGGGAAAAGAGCAATTTGTAGCAATGTATATGAGTGCTGGTGTAATCAGCAGCTTTGCCAGTGTTCTGTACAAAGTTATGGTAAATCAACCTGGTCTTAGTCTTGGTGCG tcAGGAGCAATCATGGCAGTGTTGTCTTATGTATGTGTGCAATATCCTGACACCAAACTGAGCATAATATTTTTGCCAATGTACACCTTTGCTGCTGGCACT GCAATCAAAGTCATTATGAGTGTTGACTTAGCTGGAGTTGTCTTGGGGTGGAAATTCTTTGACCATGCAGCTCATTTAGGTGGAGCATTATTTGgcat gGCATGGTGTTATTGGGGCGGCCTACACGTTTGGGGTAATCGAGATAAGTTTCTACAATATTACCACAGCTTTAGAAAAGATTCTAGatag